Proteins from a single region of Diorhabda sublineata isolate icDioSubl1.1 chromosome 2, icDioSubl1.1, whole genome shotgun sequence:
- the LOC130453422 gene encoding transmembrane protein 245, producing the protein MDHRSGLVNIFSAIRSLPQGHDKPVKQALYNTVALFLLIVCCAAGCALYIIFQSFVKPLMWALLVGSTLHPLKRSLRDRFQTWFQNLEINNTPIVFGVILVPVNIVNDVSDFIGKHLWKRLKLIIVIGIIVPIILLIYHYTPKIIVKILWRFVLLTFRTINCFIDASSIWIVGLILIAYISMVFLLWRCDNNKKFHYSSIVIWIFGSSCLAKQFGYYQLPVFILLQIVIFGGFISEVYEHYKTMKESGQPITLPESLSQVFHESHVIEEEIVDSDKEDVEEDDIVTLPEEKKEEMTSIKDKSKDPLSLDLFESTNPIINQKPKLLKRSLSQPYFSSKIIGDSALRYGKKISYSHTSLIDTESCSSTFYLITVMWACIVMFFWKNLMFLLLLPFPILYYIIKHLGYYIGLWSYLYEKVCDIFEKIASWCHERHDALVPVPIRGLYNIIHKLNSFLKNAVKNGIDTVASCVVIFGLIIFLICTSVFIAFQIYAEAIMLVEMTGSLINQTIVHNPEIKQLLPPSYYNVDAFLDNTYKYGREGISHIVKGSMSNVDSTESKQLEKQILELWDRVYQNWMSSNDTHGPKVTDEAVILTWNDFIENLQKSPEMFNINGLIEFGQQNIGTLMSLLESVLGILKGNISLIFGSFTTLITVILEGGTAVINFSISLVVFFTALFYLLHSSGDHYKPVELLTNFSPSGMRLGHALEGAIIGVFSATFKMTAFYGMWTWFIHNLFGIRIVYLPTVFAAILGAVPFLGTYWAGVPAILNLWLAQDRGIEAIIFAVFQVLPTSIVDTTIYKEIKGGGHPYLTGLAIAGGIISLGIEGAIIGPMLLCGLYVAIDLSSTLFKETPSEEVINLRLRQLQNT; encoded by the exons atggatCACCGTTCaggattagtaaatattttcagTGCAATTAGAAGTCTACCACAGGGTCATGATAAGCCAGTTAAACAAGCTCTCTATAATACTGTGgctctttttttgttaattgtatGTTGTGCTGCAGGATGTGCGTTATACATAATATTCCAGTCTTTTGTGAAACCGTTAATGTGGGCTTTATTAGTTGGATCAACCCTACATCCGTTAAAACGTTCTTTAAGGGATAGATTTCAAACTTGGTTTCAGAATTTGGAAATTAACAACACTCCTATCGTTTTTGGAGTTATTTTAGTACCAGTGAATATTGTGAACGATGTTTCAGATTTTATCGGAAAACATTTATGGAAACGATTAAAGTTGATAATAGTTATTGGCATAATAGTACCTATAATTCTTCTTATTTACCACTATACTCCgaaaattatagttaaaatatTATGGCGATTTGTACTTCTTACATTtagaacaataaattgtttcataGATGCGTCATCAATATGGATAGTAGGGCTTATTTTGATCGCATACATTTCTATGGTATTTCTTCTTTGGAGATGtgacaataataaaaagtttcattacTCTTCCATAGTTATTTGGATCTTCGGTTCCAGTTGTTTGGCCAAACAATTTGGCTACTACCAATTACccgtttttatattattacagaTAGTCATTTTTGGAG gttttatatcTGAAGTTTATGAACATTATAAAACAATGAAAGAAAGTGGTCAGCCTATAACGTTACCTGAATCTTTATCTCAAGTTTTTCACGAGAGTCACGTAATTGAGGAAGAAATCGTTGATAGTGATAAAGAAGATGTAGAAGAAGATGATATTGTTACATTACCTGAAGAAAAGAAAGAGGAAATGACGAGTATTAAAGATAAGTCTAAAGATCCTCTATCTTTAGATCTTTTTGAAAGTACAAATCctataatcaatcaaaaaccAAAACTTTTAAAAAGGTCTTTATCTCAACCTTACTTTTCTTCTAAAATTATTGGAGATTCTGCTTTAAGATATGggaaaaaaatttcctattcCCATACAAGTTTGATAGATACTGAAAGTTGCAGTAGTACTTTTTATCTAATTACAGTAATGTGGGCTTGTATAGTAatgtttttctggaaaaatcttatgtttcttctacttcttccatttcctattttatattacattattaAGCACTTGGGTTATTATATTGGTCTGTGGAGTTACCTATATGAAAAAGTctgtgatatttttgaaaaaatagcatCTTGGTGTCACGAGAGACACGATGCTTTAGTACCTGTGCCTATAAGAGGCTTATACAACATCATTCACAAACTGAATTCGTTTCTAAAAAATGCTGTGAAGAATGGTATAGATACAGTAGCAAGTTGTGTTGTGATTTTTGGtttaatcatttttctaatttgcACATCGGTTTTTATAGCTtttcaaatatacgctgaagcTATAATGCTTGTCGAAATGACCGGGTCTCTTATAAACCAAACTATAGTTCATAATccagaaataaaacaattgttaCCTCCTTCTTATTATAACGTTGACGCATTTTTGGATAACACTTATAAATACGGAAGAGAAGGGATTTCGCATATTGTGAAAGGTTCAATGTCAAATGTCGACAGTACCGAATCGAAGcaattagaaaaacaaattttggaattatGGGATAGAGTGTATCAAAATTGGATGTCCTCTAACGATACACACGGTCCTAAAGTGACTGATGAAGCCGTTATACTAACTTggaatgattttattgaaaatttacaaaaatcacCAGAGATGTTCAATATAAATGGCTTAATCGAATTCGGGCAACAAAATATTGGTACTTTGATGTCTTTATTAGAATCCGTTCTTGGTATTTTGAAAGGAAATATTAGTTTGATCTTCGGATCGTTTACTACTTTAATTACTGTGATACTAGAAGGGGGTACTGCAGTAATAAACTTTTCTATAAGTTTGGTAGTCTTTTTCACagctttgttttatttgttacatTCTAGCGGTGATCATTACAAACCAGTTGAATTGTTAACAAACTTTTCACCAAGCGGTATGCGTTTGGGACATGCTCTAGAAGGTGCAATTATAGGAGTCTTTTCGGCTACTTTTAAAATGACCGCTTTCTATGGAATGTGGACTTGGTTTATCCACAATTTATTTGGAATTAGAATTGTTTATTTACCCACGGTTTTTGCCGCTATTTTAGGTGCTGTACCGTTTCTTGGTACCTATTGGGCGGGCGTTCCGGCTATACTAAATCTTTGGTTAGCTCAAGACCGTGGTATAGAAGCTATAATATTTGCAGTGTTTCAAGTTCTTCCCACTTCCATAGTCGATACAACtatatataaagaaatcaaAGGAGGTGGTCATCCCTATTTAACAGGTCTAGCTATAGCTGGTGGTATAATCTCTTTAGGTATAGAAGGAGCTATTATAGGACCGATGTTGTTGTGTGGACTTTATGTTGCTATAGATCTGTCTTCTACGTTGTTTAAAGAAACGCCATCGGAAGAAGTTATTAATTTGAGGTTAAGACAGTTGCAGAATACTTGA